Proteins encoded within one genomic window of Triticum aestivum cultivar Chinese Spring chromosome 2D, IWGSC CS RefSeq v2.1, whole genome shotgun sequence:
- the LOC123048440 gene encoding BTB/POZ and MATH domain-containing protein 1-like, whose amino-acid sequence MEQSKSISMCTPNSVQVTHVFDIFGYSNHRGMGNEKFIRSGTFSVGGHDWSIRFYPDGYSTDKVEKDYISVYLELMSKGAKSTGMSASVHKTELRTFDPADLSRFAPQTSNFKKRGDVESAFLANDRLTIECIVTVIKDPHVTESKPFPKIEVPVPPSDIAEHIGKLLEDDEGFDVTFCVRRKTIGAHRSILAARSPVFKAELFGPMKEARTPRRVTIKDMQPGVFSALLHFIYTDSLPDGDKNTDMIQHLLVAADRYAMERLKLACQSILCENLNMDTVATTWALADQHSCDKLKDACLEYIACSNAMDAVVETQGYKNLKVADPSLIVDLLERTTKACSSSYIG is encoded by the exons atgGAGCAATCTAAGTCGATTTCGATGTGCACCCCGAATTCGGTGCAAGTCACCCACGTGTTCGACATCTTCGGTTACAGCAATCACAGGGGCATGGGCAACGAGAAGTTCATCAGGTCCGGTACTTTCTCCGTCGGCGGCCACGACTGGTCCATCCGCTTCTACCCGGACGGGTACAGCACGGATAAAGTCGAGAAGGATTACATCTCAGTTTATCTCGAGCTCATGAGCAAGGGAGCCAAG AGCACCGGAATGTCGGCTTCGGTGCACAAGACAGAGCTGAGGACTTTTGATCCAGCTGACCTCAGTAGGTTTGCTCCACAGACTAGTAATTTCAAAAAGAGAGGGGATGTTGAGTCTGCGTTCCTCGCGAACGATCGCCTCACAATCGAATGCATCGTCACTGTTATCAAAGACCCACACGTGACCGAATCCAAACCGTTCCCCAAAATCGAGGTGCCAGTGCCACCCTCCGATATCGCCGAGCATATCGGCAAGCTTCTGGAAGACGACGAGGGATTCGATGTCACTTTCTGTGTTCGAAGAAAGACCATCGGAGCTCACAGGTCCATACTCGCCGCGCGATCACCTGTCTTCAAAGCGGAGCTCTTTGGGCCGATGAAGGAGGCGAGGACACCGCGGCGCGTTACCATCAAAGACATGCAACCTGGTGTTTTCAGTGCCCTCCTCCATTTCATATATACCGATTCTTTGCCCGATGGTGATAAAAATACTGATATGATCCAGCATTTACTGGTGGCTGCAGACAGATATGCCATGGAGAGGCTCAAGCTGGCTTGCCAAAGTATCCTTTGCGAGAATCTGAACATGGACACCGTGGCAACCACATGGGCTTTGGCTGACCAGCATAGCTGCGACAAGCTTAAGGATGCTTGCCTTGAGTACATCGCTTGTTCGAATGCCATGGATGCTGTGGTGGAAACCCAAGGCTATAAGAATCTCAAAGTGGCTGACCCGTCTCTCATAGTGGATCTGTTGGAGAGGACAACAAAGGCTTGCTCATCATCATATATAGGTTGA